The Halostagnicola larsenii XH-48 region TGACCCGAACGGCGAGTCCGGGACCGGGAAACGGCATCCGCTCGGCGACGAGTTCGTCGAGGTCGAGTTCGCGGGCGACCTCCCGAACTTCGTCCTTGTAGAGGTCCCGGACCGGCTCGACGATGCCGTCGAAATCGACCACGTCGGGAAGCCCGCCGACGTTGTGATGGGATTTGATCCCGCCCTCGGATTCGATCCGGTCGGGGTAGATGGTTCCCTGTACGAGGAAATCGGCGTCGGCGTCTTTGGCCTCGCGTTCGAACTCCCGGATGAACTGCTCGCCGATCACCGACCGCTTCTCCTCGGGGTCGGTGACGCCCGAGAGCGCCTCGAGAAACCGGTCTTTAGCGTCGACGACCCGGAGACTGTCCATGTAGGAGAACGTCTCCCGAATCTGATCCGTTTCGCCTTTGCGCATCAGTCCGGTGTCGACGTACACCGGCGTCAGCCGGTCGCCGATGGCCTCGTAGGCTAACGCGGCGGCGACGGACGAATCGACGCCGCCCGAAAGCGCGATGACGGCGTTTTCGTCGCCGACTTCGGTTTCGATCTCTTCGATTGCTTCGGGGACGAACGTGTCTGTGTTTACCATCAGAAGGTCACCTCTTGTCCGCTCTGCGTGTCCGCATCGTCAGCACCAGCCTCGGATCCTGCGAGGATCGTCTCGACGAGTCCGAGAAACGGCGGGCTCGTGTCGCCGGGGCGGGAACTGTACTCGGGGTGGAACTGCGTGCCGAAGAAGTACGGGTGATCCTCGAGTTCGAGGATCTCCATCCGATTTCCTGCCGTTCCCGAGAACGAGAAGGGTTCGTCGGCGAAGTCCTCGAAGTACTCGGGGTTGACTTCGTAGCGGTGTCGGTGTCGTTCCGTACAGGACGTGTCGCCGTAAACCTCCTCGGCGAGGGTGTCCGACTCGATCCGCGTTTCGTGCGACCCGAGTCGCATCGTTCCGCCCATGTCCTCGACCTCGTACTGCTCGGGCAGGATGTCGATGACCGGATGGGGCGTCTCCGCGTCCATCTCGGCCGAGTGTGCGCCCTCGAGACCGAGCACGTTGCGGGCGTACTCGACGACCGCCATCTGGAATCCGAGACAGAGGCCGAGAAACGGCACGTCGTTCTCGCGAGCGTACTGCACCGCGTTGATCTTCCCCTCGGTTCCGCGCATGCCGAACCCGCCGGGGACGATGATCCCGTCGACGTCCTCGAGTTGTCCCCCGTGGCCCTCTGCCATCTCGTCGGCCGCGACCCAGTGGACGTTCACGTCGACGCCGAGTTCGAAGCCGGCGTGTTTCAGCGACTCGTGGATCGACATGTACGCGTCCTCTAAGTCGTACTTGCCGACGAGCGCGATGTCGACTTCGCCCGACTTTTCGGTCGTGACGACCTCGCGCCACTCCTTCGTTCGTTCGTCGGAGGGAAGCGCCTCGTCCTCGAGGTCGAACTTCTCGAGGACGAAGTCGTCGAGTCCTTCCTCTTCGACGACCAGCGGGACGTGATAGACGTCCTCGACGTCGGGGTTCGAGAACACCGCGTCGGTCGGGATGTCACAAAACAGCGCGATCTTCTCTTTGGTTTCGGGGTCGAGTTTGTCGTCACAGCGCCCGACGATGACGTCGGGTTGGAGTCCGATCGACCGGACCTCCTTGACGCTGTGTTGGGTCGGTTTGGTCTTCTGTTCGCCGTTTTTCGAGTAGGGAACGAGGGTGACGTGCGCGAAGAGGATGTCCTCGTCGTCTTCCTCGTGAGAGAACTGGCGCAGGGCCTCGAGGTAGGGCATGCCCTCGATGTCCCCGACGGTGCCCCCGACCTCGACGAGACAGACGTCGCTTCCCTCCGCGGCCTCTCGAATGCGGCGTTTGATATCGTTCGTGATGTGGGGGATAATCTGAACCGTCTTCCCGAGGTAGTCGCCCGATCGCTCCTTCTCGATGACGTGTTGGTAGGTCTTCCCCGTCGTGATGTTGTGATCGAACGTCATGTCGATGTCGAGGAACCGCTCGTAATTCCCCAGGTCGAGGTCGACTTCCCCGCCGTCTTTGAGCACGTACACCTCGCCGTGCTGGTAGGGATTCATCGTCCCCGCGTCGACGTTCAGGTACGGATCGATCTTCACAGCGGTCACGTCGAAACCGGCGTTTTTCAGGAGTCGGCCGGTGCTGGCGGCCGTGATCCCCTTGCCGAGTCCCGACATCACCCCGCCGGTGACGAAGATGAACTTGTTCCCCAGTGTGGGGTCATAATTAGTGTCCGAGTCCGTCGGCATACCGAGTGTGCGCGCGAGCGGTTGAAAACCATTTCGGGACGAAACCGTGTCCGACACGCGCTGTCATTCTGGGACGTGATACGTTTCCCGGCCGACCTCGTACGGTCGCTCCGACGCGGTCCCGTCTCGACGACTTCGCGCGACTCGAGGGGAGCCGATCGCGGAACCCGTGTAACCGCTCCCGACGGCGACGCAGTCGGTCCGGGGGCGGTCGATCGCCGTCGTCCGCGATCGTCGTCAGCGCCGACTCGAGGTGAGGTCGGCTACGGTTCTTCGTCCATCGTCGCCTTACCCTGCGGGTCGTCCTCCTTTGAGACCTTCCCTTCCGCCTCGTCCTGGGGGTTCAGGTCCTGCACCTCGACGATCTCGGCCTGTGCCATGTACTCGATGCCACCACCCATTCGGAGCTGAAGCGTCTGCCCCGGTAGATCCGGATCGTCCGCGTCCGTGTCCTCCTTCGGGACGGAGACGGCCGTCACCCCTTCGATCGTCACCTCGCGCTTCTGGATCGGATCGTCCTCGTACTCGACGGTTTCCCACGTCTCGAGGTCGAAATCGTCGATGTTCTCGCCGAAGTACTCCTCGGATCCCTTGTCGACCGTATCCGCGGTCTGGGACTCGCCGGTCGTCCGGTTGTCGTCGAACTGGACCTCCTCGTGTTTGTACTGCCGGAGATGCACGAGCATAACGCGACCCCACCAGAACGACCTAGTTAATTGTTACAGTGGAAGTGGCAACCACTTCATGAGCGGCCGTCCTCAAGGGGATCGAACGCGCTCGAGCGGGTGCCGACGCGCCCAAGCGCGACCGGCCGGACCTGCGCGAGCGAGACGCCGCCGACCGCGAGGACGAGGACACGGATAGAGTCCTCGAGCCCGAGAGCGAAGCCGACACCGAGTCCGAGAGCGAGACCGAACCGGAGACAGAATCGACGGACCCGAAACCGAAACCGAGACCGCGTAACCCCTTCGTGGTCGCCGTCGGGACAGCCGCCGCGGCGGCCGTCACCGTCGGCGGCAGTCAGTGCTGCAAAGTATCCGGTGGTCGTCGAACCCCGTATGAGCGATCTCTCCGTCACCGTCGACGACATCACGCTCGAGGCCACGTGGATCGACGACGCCCCCGAAACACGCCGGGCGCTCGAGCGCGAACTGCCGCTCGAGGGCGAGGCCGTCCGCTGGGGCGACGAACTGTACTTCGATGTGCCTCTCGAGGTGCCGCCCGAAAACCAGTCCGAGGAGGTCCCGGTCGGCGCGATCGCCTACTGGCCGACGGGAAGCAAGCTCTGTCTGTTCTGGGGGCCGACGCCGGCGAGTCGCGGCGAGGAACCGCGAGCGACGGCTCCGGTCAACGTAGTCGGCAGGCTCGAAGACGTTTCGGCGCTGTCGGATCTCGAGGGCGGCGCTCGAGTGCGGTTCGACGCCGGCAAGTGAGTTCCTACTGCCGAACGGCGGTAACTTCCCCCAGAAGCGAACGCTAGCGTACGAACAAAAGCGCGCACAGCGATTCGCTCGGTCAGGCGGATTCTCGGGAATCGAGACGATTGTTCACGATCATCGGCGCGATGACGCCGGCGAAAATCAGCACTCCCAGCAGCAGTTCGGACGGGAAATCGGTCAGCCAAAATCCGCCGTACGTGAGAGCGAGCGCGACTACGGCGAATCCACCGATCACTTTGTTTTCACGGGAGACCATACCCCAAATTCTCTCTCGACGTCACAAAATGATGTCGGGTCGTCGAGTTCTATTTCCCCCAGAACGGGTCCCGTTTGCGTTGTTTCTCGAGGTACATGTTCAGTGCCTCGAGTTCGTCGCCGGGAATCTCGTCGGTGAGTTCCTGCTCCAGAATCTTGGCGTGTTTCTCGGGGACTTCCATCCAGAGTTCGTCGCCTTCCTCGATCTGTCGACCGACGGTCGGGCCGTCGATGGCGACGGAGACGCGATTGCCGGCGCGAGCCTCGTCGACGTCCTCGCCTTGCTCTTGGATCCCTTTGACCTGGCCGACGCGTTCGGTCTCGTTGCCGTCCCAAGTGACGACGAAGTTGTTGTTCTGAATCGTTCCGGCGTTGACTTCGACGCCGACGACCGCCGGATCGTTCTGCCGGAAGGTGTGGTCCGGGAGGATCCGGAATCGCGCAGGCCGGGAGATGTTCTCGAGGATCGTATCCTGCTGGGCGCGCTCGAGTTCTTCGACGTGTTCGTCGTACTCCTCGACGAGCTGGTAGATGACCTCGTCGGTGAACAGTTTCACGTCGTCCTGTTCGGCCCGCGTCTTGGCGTCCGCGAGGACGTCGACGTTGAATCCGAGGATCGCCTGCTGTTTCGGGTCCTCGGCCGTCGACGCGACGGAGACGTCCCGCGGCGCGACGTCGCCGACTTCCGCGCTCACGATTGGAATCTCGGCCTCACCGAGCGCGTCGGCCATCGCTTCGAGACTCCCGAGGGTGTCGGCCTTGACGACGACCCCCTGCTCGTCGGTGTCGACCGCGATGTCGGCAAGTTCGGCCTGCACCTCTTCGATAACGTCCTCGATATCCCGGTCTCGGACGACCCGAACCGGCGCACCGGCCATCGCGTGCTCGAGTTCGGGCGCGGCGATCTTGATCCCCGAGGCGGCTTTGACCGCCTCGACCTTTTCGAATCGGCTTTCGGTGCGGATCTCGGCGAGCGGTCGAGGCTGCAGTAACGCACGTACGTCGGTGACGATCGGTTCGTTCGTTCCGCCGACGACGACGGTATCGTCGCTGCGAATCGTTCCGTCGTAGAGGACCGTATCGATGGTCGTTCCGAACCCTTTCTCCTCTTTGACCTCGAGGACGGTGCCGACGCCGGGGCCGGCGACGTCGATTTCCATCTCCGCTTTCATGTAGCGCTGGGAGAGCCCCATCATCACGGCGAGCAGGTCGGGGACGCCCTCGCCGGTCATCGCCGAGACGGGGACGACGCCGACGTTGCGCTGGAAATTCTGTACCCGCCAGTAGAGGTCGGCCGAGAACCCCTCGTCGCTCAACTCGCCGATGATCTCGTAGAGGCTCTCGTCGAGTCTCGAGGCGGCCCGATCCGACTGGGCGTCGTAAGTGTCGTTGATCGGCGTGTCCTCGTTCGGATTCCAGCCCGGGACGGTGTCGATCTTGTTCGCGGCGACGATGAAGGGCGTCTCCGAGCGCTTGAGGATATCGAGCGCCTCGATCGTTTGCGGCTGGAAGCCGTCGTTGACGTCGACGACGAGGATTGCGATGTCCGCGAGGGCACCACCGCGCGAGCGAAGCGTCGTAAAGGAGTGGTGTCCCGGCGTATCGATAAAGAGCAATCCGGGCAGATCGAAGTCGTCGGGGTCGACGAGTTCGCCCGCGATCGTCGAAATGACGTCTAGGGGAACGGCAGTGGCACCGATGTGCTGTGTGATCGCGCCGGCCTCGCCCTCGATAACGGCCGAGCCACGTATCTTATCGAGGAGGCTCGTCTTGCCGTGATCGACGTGCCCGAGGACGGCCACGATCGGCGTTCTGAGAGATGTGGGGTCGTGTGTGTCCGTGTCCGTCATGGTGAACCACCAGAGAAGGTCTTGGGTAAACGGTCCGTAGGACGGTAGTTAAACCCATCGTCACGACTCCGGTGTGGGGCCAACGGCCCCCAAGCAGTGTGGTATCAAGTACCCTAGCAGGTGCGGGATCAAACACCTCGATCAGTACGGGGCCGAGCAGCTCCATGCAGATGGGTATCCGAGCCCGGATACTCACCGACGATATGACGGACTGTAGCGATGAACCAGCACTGACGTGGGGATACCGTTACACGAGCGATTGTACCGGCATCCATGCACGGCCTCCATGGTATTTATTAGCGACTAGTCTGAACGGTACGGTATGAGCGACATACTCGCCGAAAACCTCTCGGGGAAGTCCGTCATGGGATCCGACGGAGTCGAACTGGGAATGCTCTACAACGTCACGATGGACATCAAATCAGGAAAGCTGCACGACCTCGTCATCGACCCCGACGAGGAGCTACCCGGCCACGCAGTCGATTTCGACCGCGACGACACTGGCCGGTTCCTCGTGCCCGTCAGCCGCGTCCAGGCCGTCAAAGACTACATCGTCGTCAAGCGCTAACGGTATGTACATTCTCGATTCCTCGGCTTTTATCCACGATTTTCACACGACAGAACAGTCTGCGACCATCCCGCTCGTCCGCGAAGAACTCGAGGACGAGAGCGCCTATCGCTACGACGCGATGGAGGGCTCCGGAATGCACATTCACATTCCGAACGAGGACACCACCGAGAAGGTCGAACGGGCCGCTCGAGAGTCGGGCGACTTCGAGACGCTTTCGGAAACGGATATCCGACTCGTCGCGGCGAGTTTCGAACTCGACGGCGTGCTCGTCACCGACGACTACGCGATGCAAAACGTCGCGGAGAAACTCAACGTCGACGTCGAAGTGATCGCTCGAGACGGCATCGAAGAACAGCGAGATTGGCTGTTCCAGTGTCAGGGCTGCGGTCGGGAGTTCGACGACGAGAAGGACCGCTGTCCCATCTGCGGGTCCGGACTCGCTCGTAAAAACCCGAGCTAATTCTCGAGCAGCGGCTGGATCCGGATCGACCGGTGACTGGCCGTCGGAGCCACACGGCCACCGCTGGAATCGGCGGTCTGACTCGAGCGGGCCGACTCGAGCGGGATTGACTCGAGCCAGTGTTGAAGAGCGCAAGCGATCGATCGTTGGCTGCTCTCGAGACGTCGAGGGCTCAAGAAAGGAGGTACGGGACGAACAACAGGGCGTTGTAGCAGCCGTGGACGAGTGCTGGGACGACCAGGTTGTCCGTCCGCTCGTAGATCGTCCCGAGGACCAGCGAGAGCGCGAAGACGCTCGCTAAACTGGCGAGTACTTCCCCAGCGCCCGCAGTCGCGTAGGCACCGACGTGAACGACCGCGAAGACGGTGCTCGCGACGACGATGGCACTGGGTCGAGAGAACGTTCCATAGAGAGACTTCTGGACGACGTTTCGGTACAGGAGTTCTTCGAACGGACCGACGATCAGTATCATCGCCGGGATGATGATGACGACGAGTCCGATGTTCTGTTCGACTGTTTCGGACAGACTGTGTTCTGCGGATTCGACGCCAGCGCCGGTCATGAGGACCGATACTGCGATGTTCGCGCCGAAGATCAGAAAGAGGCCGACGACCATCCACACCACCGTCTGGAGCGTCGGTGCCTTGATATCGATGTACGACAGGCTGTAGTCTCGAACCGCGAGATAGCCGAACGCAACCGTTCCGAGGCCGAGGCCGGTCGCGAGGTAGCTTACGAATTGCCACTGGAACTCGGTCAGTTCTCCGACCGCAACCATCATCGGTATCGAAACAACGACCGATGCGACCTGCATCGCGACTAGTCCGGCGAGTCCCAGGATTACCATCTCGAGGAAGTGTCCGGTTCGGCGGCTCAGTCCCGCACCCGAGACGCTGGCGTAGTCTGCGATCGCGACGCCCGCGGCGGCAAAACTCGTCACAAAGGCCCCGAAGAGCAGCGATATCGACCATCCGACCTCTGGTAAGATAATCGATCCGGACGTACCGAGCATGATCGCCGTCGCCGAGAGGATCACGACGAGGGCGCTCGAGGCGGCGGCGACGAGACCGCTTTGCTGGCGCTCGAGCACGCCGTGGCGTCTCGCAAGAAAGGCTACGACGGCGATGATAGCGAAGGCGCTCGCCCCCAGGACGGTCGGCTCGTCGACGCCCTGCCGAACGGGGACCAGGAGACATCCCATGGCGAGTGCGGTGACGATCGTTCCGACGGCCGGAACGACGTCGATACCACCCGGATCACCGTCTGCATCCGACTGTGCTGTCGTGCCCATACGTATTCTGTCCGGCGGATACACATAGGGCCACCGCATTCGGATATTTCTCGGTGAGCGGCGAACGTTTCACCCGCTTCAAAACACGTCTCACGCCCCGGAACTACCGCTCTACGCGCAGCGTCGTCTTCTCCGCGACGGCGTCTGCTTCCGCGAACTCGCCGCCGCCGAGCAGGCCGCGAGTCGCCTTCTTCGCCCACTCGACGGCCGGCTGGTTGAACGCGTTCACGCTGTAGAGTTCGCCCGCCAGCACGCACGAGGCCTCCATCCCGTACAACAATCCGCCGAGTTCGTACTCGTCGACGGTCTCGAGTTCGATGCGAACGTTCGGCCGGCCGGCGGCCGCGAGGCTCGCCTCGGTCGCCTCGAATTCGGCCTCGAGCAGTTCGCCGAGCGTGGAATCGCCGAGATAGGCGAGTTCCTCGACTTCGGTCGCGGGGATTTCCCGATCGGCCCGCTCTCGCGGCGCGACGAACGTGACGAGTTTGTCGCGCGGGCCCGCACGATACAGCTGCAGTTGGGAGTGCTGGTCTGTGACCCCGAGCGCCCGTACGGGCGTCTGTCCGAGGTCGTCTTTGCCCAGACTTTCTGCCCACAACTGGGCGAACCACTCCGCGTAGGTCTCGAGCGATTCGGCGTACGGAATCATCGCGTTGATTCCGGCCCCGCGACCGTCGAGCGCGTAGGCGGTCGCCCCGTAGGCGTAAGCGGGACACTCGAACAGCGATCCCGACAGCGACTCGGATTCGGCCCGCGCACCCTCGAGGAGCGCCTCGAGGTCGTGCCCGGCGATCGCAGCGGCGACCATCCCGACCGGCGAGAGCGCCGAGAACCGACCCGGGACGCCGTCGGGAACCCGAAGCTTCGGCAGGTTGTGGCGCTCGGCGAGATCCGAAAGGGGTCCGGCCTCGCCCGTCGTCACGATCGTGCGTTCGGTCCAGTCGACGCCCGCGTCTTCGAATGCCTCTCGAACGACGAGGAAGTTGGCTAGGGTCTCCGCCGTCGTGCCGGACTTTGAGACGACGTTTATCGCCGTCTCGGCGAGCGGCAGTGACTCGAGTCGGCTCGTCACCCATTCCGGGTCGACGTTGTCGAGAAAGACCATCTCTGTGTCTCCCTCGAGCGCGTCGACGATCGTCGCCGCGCCCAGCGCGCTCCCGCCGATGCCGACGGTGATGAGCGCCTCGGCGTCGCCGACGGGGTCGACGGCCCGTCGAATCTCGCCTGGATCGGTTCGCTCGGGGAGGTTCAACGCGGCGTAGCCGTGCTCGTGATTCGCCCTGCCGGTTTCGATGCGTTCGTGGGCCTGCCCGACTCGCTCGTCGAGGCGCTCTAACGCCCCTCGAGAGATGCCCGGAGAGGCGACCGATGCGAGCGCGTTGCCGATGTCGACGTCCATGCGCGAGAGCGCGACGGCCGGACCTAAAGGCGTTCCGTCATCCGATCGATCGGGGTTCGGCGCGTCGCACACCCCGTCACCCTACCCGAATCGCCGACCCACCAATCCACCGCCGGGCGGGACTGAAAGGGGCTTTCGCGGGTCGACGAACCCGGACGACGCAAGCACTGCAGGGAGCGAGCGTCGCGAGCGACCGAAGCGCGCAGCGAGACCCGGGAGTCGAGCGCGAAAGGGGCTTTCATCGTATTCTTCCTGCAAAGACTCGCCGCCTTCTCGTCTCCCCAGTTGTCCATACCTCACACGGAACGGGAACTGAGGAACGAAACCGGGAAACGCCTCGCCCTCGAGCGTCGAGTATGAGCGAGAAGACGGCGACGTTCGTCGTCACCCACGCGGAGGCAGAATCGGCGGTCGTCAGAGACGTCGAGACGGCGCAGGTCCACACCCTCGCGTCGAACCCCGGCCTCGAGGTCGACGACGTGCTCGAGGCGACGGTGGCCCCCAAACCGCCGCTCGAGGTCGCCTGGGAGATCATCGACGTCGAGGACCGGCGGACGGTAGAA contains the following coding sequences:
- a CDS encoding cyclophilin-like fold protein, which produces MSDLSVTVDDITLEATWIDDAPETRRALERELPLEGEAVRWGDELYFDVPLEVPPENQSEEVPVGAIAYWPTGSKLCLFWGPTPASRGEEPRATAPVNVVGRLEDVSALSDLEGGARVRFDAGK
- a CDS encoding CPBP family intramembrane glutamic endopeptidase, which gives rise to MGTTAQSDADGDPGGIDVVPAVGTIVTALAMGCLLVPVRQGVDEPTVLGASAFAIIAVVAFLARRHGVLERQQSGLVAAASSALVVILSATAIMLGTSGSIILPEVGWSISLLFGAFVTSFAAAGVAIADYASVSGAGLSRRTGHFLEMVILGLAGLVAMQVASVVVSIPMMVAVGELTEFQWQFVSYLATGLGLGTVAFGYLAVRDYSLSYIDIKAPTLQTVVWMVVGLFLIFGANIAVSVLMTGAGVESAEHSLSETVEQNIGLVVIIIPAMILIVGPFEELLYRNVVQKSLYGTFSRPSAIVVASTVFAVVHVGAYATAGAGEVLASLASVFALSLVLGTIYERTDNLVVPALVHGCYNALLFVPYLLS
- a CDS encoding PRC-barrel domain-containing protein translates to MSDILAENLSGKSVMGSDGVELGMLYNVTMDIKSGKLHDLVIDPDEELPGHAVDFDRDDTGRFLVPVSRVQAVKDYIVVKR
- the infB gene encoding translation initiation factor IF-2, with product MTDTDTHDPTSLRTPIVAVLGHVDHGKTSLLDKIRGSAVIEGEAGAITQHIGATAVPLDVISTIAGELVDPDDFDLPGLLFIDTPGHHSFTTLRSRGGALADIAILVVDVNDGFQPQTIEALDILKRSETPFIVAANKIDTVPGWNPNEDTPINDTYDAQSDRAASRLDESLYEIIGELSDEGFSADLYWRVQNFQRNVGVVPVSAMTGEGVPDLLAVMMGLSQRYMKAEMEIDVAGPGVGTVLEVKEEKGFGTTIDTVLYDGTIRSDDTVVVGGTNEPIVTDVRALLQPRPLAEIRTESRFEKVEAVKAASGIKIAAPELEHAMAGAPVRVVRDRDIEDVIEEVQAELADIAVDTDEQGVVVKADTLGSLEAMADALGEAEIPIVSAEVGDVAPRDVSVASTAEDPKQQAILGFNVDVLADAKTRAEQDDVKLFTDEVIYQLVEEYDEHVEELERAQQDTILENISRPARFRILPDHTFRQNDPAVVGVEVNAGTIQNNNFVVTWDGNETERVGQVKGIQEQGEDVDEARAGNRVSVAIDGPTVGRQIEEGDELWMEVPEKHAKILEQELTDEIPGDELEALNMYLEKQRKRDPFWGK
- the pyrG gene encoding glutamine hydrolyzing CTP synthase, with the protein product MPTDSDTNYDPTLGNKFIFVTGGVMSGLGKGITAASTGRLLKNAGFDVTAVKIDPYLNVDAGTMNPYQHGEVYVLKDGGEVDLDLGNYERFLDIDMTFDHNITTGKTYQHVIEKERSGDYLGKTVQIIPHITNDIKRRIREAAEGSDVCLVEVGGTVGDIEGMPYLEALRQFSHEEDDEDILFAHVTLVPYSKNGEQKTKPTQHSVKEVRSIGLQPDVIVGRCDDKLDPETKEKIALFCDIPTDAVFSNPDVEDVYHVPLVVEEEGLDDFVLEKFDLEDEALPSDERTKEWREVVTTEKSGEVDIALVGKYDLEDAYMSIHESLKHAGFELGVDVNVHWVAADEMAEGHGGQLEDVDGIIVPGGFGMRGTEGKINAVQYARENDVPFLGLCLGFQMAVVEYARNVLGLEGAHSAEMDAETPHPVIDILPEQYEVEDMGGTMRLGSHETRIESDTLAEEVYGDTSCTERHRHRYEVNPEYFEDFADEPFSFSGTAGNRMEILELEDHPYFFGTQFHPEYSSRPGDTSPPFLGLVETILAGSEAGADDADTQSGQEVTF
- the guaA gene encoding glutamine-hydrolyzing GMP synthase → MVNTDTFVPEAIEEIETEVGDENAVIALSGGVDSSVAAALAYEAIGDRLTPVYVDTGLMRKGETDQIRETFSYMDSLRVVDAKDRFLEALSGVTDPEEKRSVIGEQFIREFEREAKDADADFLVQGTIYPDRIESEGGIKSHHNVGGLPDVVDFDGIVEPVRDLYKDEVREVARELDLDELVAERMPFPGPGLAVRVIGEVTDEKLEVARESCHVVEEELEEYEPWQALAAVIGKATGVKGDNRVHGWVVAVRSVESRDGMTARAQEIDWETLQRIQSRITGENDNVSRVVYDVTHKPPATIEYE
- a CDS encoding NOB1 family endonuclease; the protein is MYILDSSAFIHDFHTTEQSATIPLVREELEDESAYRYDAMEGSGMHIHIPNEDTTEKVERAARESGDFETLSETDIRLVAASFELDGVLVTDDYAMQNVAEKLNVDVEVIARDGIEEQRDWLFQCQGCGREFDDEKDRCPICGSGLARKNPS